Proteins encoded within one genomic window of Brassica rapa cultivar Chiifu-401-42 chromosome A09, CAAS_Brap_v3.01, whole genome shotgun sequence:
- the LOC103837439 gene encoding glutaredoxin-C1: MSKEKMEKVMNKAKEIVSSYPVVVFSKTYCGYCQKVKKLLTQLGADFEVLELDEMSGGGEIQSALSKWTGQRTVPNVFIKGKHIGGCDSVMESNQKGKLVPLLIEAGALGKISSKL; encoded by the exons ATGAGCAAGGAAAAGATGGAAAAGGTGATGAACAAGGCCAAAGAGATCGTCTCCTCGTACCCTGTCGTTGTCTTCAG CAAGACTTACTGTGGTTACTGCCAGAAGGTGAAGAAGTTACTGACACAGCTGGGAGCAGATTTTGAAGTACTTGAGCTCGATGAAATGA GTGGTGGAGGTGAGATTCAATCAGCTTTGTCAAAGTGGACAGGGCAGAGAACTGTTCCAAACGTATTCATCAAAGGGAAACATATTGGCGGATGTGACA GTGTGATGGAGAGTAACCAGAAAGGTAAGCTTGTACCTTTACTTATTGAAGCTGGCGCTCTCGGCAAAATCTCATCCAAGCTTTGA
- the LOC103837443 gene encoding glutaredoxin-C1, whose translation MGSMFSGNRLSKEEMEVVMNKAKEIVSEYPVVVFSKTYCGYCQRVKQLLTQLGATFKVLELDEMSDGGEIQSALSEWTGQSTVPNVFIKGKHIGGCDRVMESNKQGKLVPLLTEAGAIANNSSQL comes from the exons ATGGGTTCTATGTTCAGTGGAAACAGATTGAGCAAAGAAGAGATGGAGGTGGTGATGAACAAAGCCAAAGAGATCGTCTCCGAGTACCCTGTCGTTGTCTTCAG CAAGACTTACTGTGGTTATTGCCAGAGGGTGAAACAGCTGTTGACACAGCTAGGTGCAACTTTTAAAGTGCTTGAGCTCGATGAGATGA GTGATGGAGGTGAGATCCAATCAGCTTTATCTGAGTGGACTGGGCAGAGCACTGTTCCTAATGTTTTCATCAAAGGCAAACATATCGGTGGATGTGATA GAGTGATGGAGAGTAACAAGCAAGGGAAGCTTGTGCCTCTACTTACTGAAGCTGGTGCTATCGCCAATAACTCTTCCCAGCTTTGA
- the LOC103837442 gene encoding uncharacterized protein LOC103837442 — protein MASKLMSSSASVLVPGSFQPLTSFQFRPLRRHQHAHLHCYHSLHRKTDKIASLHVSFREVSQKRAYLPLATSEDDPETLSQPEDTPRDDSSSIQHNGNGGKPGFISFYNPRNKAEDLLIPPEEAQSTWGRLLWLIGPTVLVSSFTLPPIYLRRIVSAVFEDSLLTDFLILFFTEALFYCGVAAFLLITHRSKTSSTRTNPSQLGQTISSVATLVLSLMIPMVTMGFVWPWTGPAASATLAPYLVGIVVQFAFEQYARYRKSPSSLTIPIIFQVYRLHQLNRAAQLVTALLFTVKGAEATVNNLEIKKSLGMLLSVIQVLGMISIWSISSFLMWLSPPPPSQNQS, from the exons ATGGCTTCTAAACTTATGTCCTCCTCAGCGTCTGTATTGGTTCCAGGATCGTTTCAACCTCTGACTTCTTTTCAG TTTCGTCCATTGAGGCGGCATCAGCATGCTCATCTCCATTGTTACCATTCTCTCCACCGTAAAACTGATAAAA TTGCTTCTCTTCACGTTTCCTTCAGAGAAGTCTCTCAAAAGAGAGCTTATTTGCCTCTTGCTACTTCAGAAGACGATCCAGAAACACTAAGTCAACCCGAAGATACACCTCGTGATGATAGTTCATCTATCCAACACAACGGAAACGGTGGTAAACCAGGTTTCATTTCGTTTTACAACCCTCGGAACAAGGCAGAGGATCTCCTTATCCCTCCTGAAGAAGCACAAAGCACATGGGGACGCCTTCTCTGGCTCATTGGTCCTACTGTCTTAGTCTCCTCTTTCACTCTACCTCCCATTTACTTGAGAAGAATCGTCTCGGCAGTTTTTGAAGACTCTTTACTCACAG ACTTCCTCATATTGTTCTTCACTGAGGCTCTCTTCTACTGTGGAGTCGCCGCTTTTCTCCTGATAACACACCGTTCGAAAACGTCATCCACCAGAACCAATCCTTCCCAATTAGGACAAACAATCTCCTCCGTAGCAACGTTAGTGCTTAGTCTTATGATCCCAATGGTGACAATGGGATTTGTATGGCCATGGACCGGTCCTGCAGCTTCAGCTACTCTTGCACCCTACCTCGTAGGCATTGTCGTTCAGTTTGCTTTCGAACAGTACGCTAGATACAGGAAGTCTCCATCATCTCTCACCATCCCCATCATCTTTCAG GTGTATAGACTTCATCAGCTGAATAGAGCGGCGCAGTTAGTGACAGCGTTGTTGTTCACGGTGAAAGGAGCAGAGGCAACGGTTAATAATCTTGAAATCAAGAAATCACTGGGTATGCTTTTGAGTGTGATACAGGTTTTGGGTATGATTTCAATATGGTCCATCTCAAGCTTCCTCATGTGGttatcaccaccaccaccttccCAAAACCAGTCTTGA